CCATTTATTCAGTGACTCCTCAGGTTAACTAACCTGACTGGTTGATCTGCCTTCCTTCAGGGTGTGCAGGAGGAATGGGTGGGCTTGGAGAGGTGGTGATTCTGCAGTACCTTACCAAAGTAGGTCTTTCAGTTCCATTGGCCCCATTCCACTCCTTGTGTGACTCCCAATTACTAAAAACGTTACTGCTCCCACTCTTCATGCTCCCACAGGATGCTAGGCTGAAGAAAAATTCCCTAAGGCTCGACACACCACACTGGAGATTATGAATGCAATAAGGACTTCTTGGAACAAAGCTCCAAATTTGCAATGcaaaaaacaaagctgaaatgaGGACATGCCTCTTAGCCTGGTTTCCTAAAGAAACAAAGCTCATTAGAGAGGGGCAGAGACACtgaatttctattatttctgcCTTCCCCCCCAACATTTGAATCTGCTGATCAGCTTTAACACTCCTTTACAGAGGGGAAGAAACCACAAAGATGTGAACTTCCTGAACACTTTGTGAAAAAATGGCACATTGGATAAAGGGAAGAGTGGGATGTGTGCCTTCCCTGAAAGCTGGCAGTTTAGAGTTTCCAGTTCTGCAAGGAAAACCCACCAGCTGCCCAGGTTGtacctgctgcagcacatgcTGTGACAGTCATTCAATTTTACATTTACTTTCAACTTGGATTTAAAAGACACTAcctattttaaaaccaaattaaatttaaGCACATCTATTATTAAAAAGTGAATGGAATTAAGCCAGTGGAGTTTTGCCATATCAGCAGTTCAGATTTGGGGGAGGAGGAGTTGTCTTCTGTttcaaaatctatttaaaaGCATGATTCCACTTTTGCAGCATGCTCTTTTCACAGGCCTTTCAAAGCCtggtctgcagctcctcctgacacacagcagcatctccagacCTGTGGGCTACATCCAAACTGACAATTCTAGAAAACTATCAAATTAAGATTCATATTTACCTCTTCCATTTCATAgataaagaacattttaaaaactactACTTTAACAACTCTAACTTAATTAATAACTCTAACTTATATTATCCAATCTAAAATTACAAGACTTTTGCTATGATATTTAGAAGAAATACAATCAAATCAGGCAGTACTATCTTCAAACTTGGTTAACACCATCTCTGTACAGAGATGTCTATCCTGACACCATTCCaagaaaaaatatggaaaaattaaGTATTAGTCAGACAGTTCATGCCCTGACAGAAAAGATCTGTCAAGCTGAATCAGTGTTAGAGGAGAAAGTCAGTGGAGCATGTGCAGTTACGTGCACAGGATCTGAAAATGCTGCATGAGAAAATCTGTTGGAAATGGATAATACCAGCAAGACTAGAACTGCCCTGATACCTGTATTTTGGGTCACATTCAGTCATGCATAAAGTTTggttaaaacaaaacaagtggGGGTGGGAATGAGGAATTATGATTACCCTTTGCaaccgaaaaaaaaaaaaagccaccataAAAAGACCCAAATTATCcaggtttttttgctgtaatttgCATTCTGAATGTAATCTGGGTTTTCAAGCATACATGGAAAGCACCAGCCCCTGGCAagaactgcagcagcaaatCATCTTATGCAAACCTTGCACAAAACCATTTCACAGCACAAGCAGTCTCACAACTGTGAGCCTTGAGCGATACCCTGAAATTCTCAAAATGCACCACACTCCGTGAAACAGTCACACAATTATCAGCAGGGATCTCCAGGAGAAAGGTCATTTCCCTCAGCAACTACCAATATAAAATACCATAGTAGCAAGACTGGtggaaacaggagaaaaacagaaaacttgcatttttattaataaaaaaaaattattccccCCTACACACCATACATGCTTTATTGGTCCTTATCACCACTAGCAGCCTTCAGTCTAGTTCAAATATTCCCTTTCCCCAAGGATGTTACTGGAATGaattgttttcctcctttcagtTCACAGAGCAACCATTTTCCTTACAGCCTCTGGGTGATAAGGGAACCAAATGAAATATCCCACAGTTATGAAAATAATGAGCCAGGCTTTAAGAGTGAGACTGGGCTGACTTTGGGCATCAGCACTTCTCCAGAGAACCTTCATCACCTTCTAATGACATAAGCTTAATAAAAGTATTATAAAAATTGTGCATCCATTGTTTTCAATTTTGCTTTACATTCTGCTGTTTCTAATTCAAACCTGAAAGGAGCTTACATACCTGAAAGCCTATCCTTTCCAACTAAATAAACTGCCCTAATAAAAGGCATTGCTTCTACCCATGGAGCTCTCCTTACCTGAAAGTATTACTGAAGAGTCAGTTTTTATCTATTTGCTATTTATTCCTTTATCCTGTTATCGCCTTTTAAACCAATAGCAGTACACAGCTGCAAAACTGCAGTCACAATCTCCAAACTTAATTTGGACTCAGCTACTTGATTTGTGTAGCAGTGTCCTTATACCCATCCAGTGTTCCATTtgcacataaaatatttcagcaaggTGTACTCTTTACAGTCCTTCCATTCACATATCACCTGTACACAAAGAATTACTGCAGAACTGTACAGTTATTGTCAAAATTTTTTTGCAAGTGTCCACAAATTtgacttttcatttaaaaacactgaTTAAATATTAACCAACTTCTTTCATCTGTTGCAAATCACAGATTACTAGAAAAGATGTACTCCTGCTGAGTTTGTAtcttcactgctgcttcctgccccTTTGCTACCTTACTACCAGTCTTCACATTGTTTTCCACAAGTGCCTTTTTCTGACACTTGCCAGAATTTTGGCTTGATTCTTACCCGTTTCTCATCAGTAAAAGTATCAGAcatagagaaagaaaacagctatGAGAAATTGGTTTGCAAACTCAGGAAAATATCACTGCACTGGTTTACACTTTGATATTATCCTCAGAGCCATAGAAGCAAGGACATTTGcctgttttttctcctcctgtagACTAAAATACTGAAGAACTTGTTAGGTCAGCTCCAGAGTGCTGAAATGTGCTCGTATGTGAAAAGAATTCCACCACCCAGGATATGCAAAACTGTCACACACCCCCCAAAGCATCCCCAGCCCTTTGAAGCCACACCaacaccacaggaaaaaagtgTGCTGGTTATAGGTCATATTTTAATCTACATGCCATAAGGCTTATTAGAttggaaaataaatcacaggCACTGAGACTACTTATTACTAGAAATCAAAAGTAAATTCTGCTGGTTTATGTATGAAAATACAACAATGTAAGGGTGTTCCAGAAAAGAAAGTCAGGGCTAGGACTTATGCACAAAGCTGCACTGGAGATTAAAGGATCATTAAATCATTAAGTGATCTCAGCTGATTTAACATGGCTCAAGTTAGTCCTGCCTCCTAATAGGGGTGCAGTTCTGactaagaagagaaaaaaagaaaggaggaaaagaaacctCATAACCAGATGTTATATCCAGAGAAAGACTGGTTTGGAACATATTtgtataaatagaaaaaaaaatgtttctgctaaAAAAACTGCCTTATAGGTTAGAATTTATCTATCCATGCTGTACTTAAACAACATTTTTAGGCATGTTTGAAGCCAGTGCTGTAAACTCAAAGATTGTATCTGCAGCACTGAGTGGTGTCTACAAAGCAAGGGGAGCAAAAGCAAGTTCCAGAGCACTGTATGCCCAGCCCAGGAAAAGTTCACCTATGAGCAGCTAAATAACTCTCTGCAGGACCAACCACAGGTGCAGAGTACAATAATGCAGCTTTAATACAGATGGAAATATTTGATgattaattatttataaatgcaACTTAATTATTTGCTGAGGCATCAACAGGGGGAAAGGAGTTCTCATTCTTTATATTCCACCTCTAGTGCCAATTTTGCCTGTTTCTTCAGATCAATTTAAGTTCTAACCACCTCTGTTGACTGTGACAGACTGATCTTAGTAATGGTGTTGATCTGCAAGTGCAGGGTTATGCTGGAAACTGACAGACCTATCTCTGGTCATTTACCAGCATGGGAGATCCCTGGCAGGAACAGCACGACCAAGAATTCAAAGGCACACTGGCGTTACTGCACGTAATAACTTGTTTCTGTAAATGTCAAATGTTACTTAAGAATTCTTTTATCTCACCTTATCttctctttgaaagaaaaggaaatgtgtcATCCAGTGATAAAATACTGTGTTTAATGATAGTGATAAAACAAACTTACAGTCTGGTTTTAGACATCTGGTTGCTCATGAGAAATTTTGTTAACTGTGAAAATAAACCAGCGTAAGTTGTAGCACACCCTCTCTCCCAAACTCCTTTGTGCAAGAGATTAAGTAGATGTAAAATCAGAACCCTGAACGAGAAACACAGGAACATGCTGttcttttttccatcttttcaaCCATGCTTTTGAGACATTCATTTAGCATTACAAATACCATTCCTACATTTACCTATCAACATTTGAAAGGCATATTGCAGTATATACTTTTCCCTGGCTAGAAAATACTTGGAACACTCAAAAAATTAGCAGAAGTCTGTGACAAGAAAGAAGGGCTGAGAAAAGAAGTCTACGTCAGATTAAGTTTCCAAGAAAGGGCAATAAAGATTTTGTAGAGTTTCAAAGAAAAACCTGTAAGTGCAGCAACACACTGCCTTGCAGAACTAACTCCAAACATGTATTTGTTATCCTGATGAAAACCTAAGCACCATCTACGAGGGAAGTGTTAGAAGAGTCAGACAGTCAGAAAGCTCAAAATATTCCTGATACAAGTCTAAGACATAAAAATTGAGTGGTTTCAACAGTTCTAAGCATGTCCTTTATACTTTGCTAGCACCATCAAAAATACCACTTATATATTAATATACTCTGGTTACTTACAGAGTTAGGAAAATCAATAGGTGTTTCTAATGGACTTTCTTTAGATCCAAGATCATCAAAGTGTAAATTCAGCCCAAGCATTACAAATCAGGCTGAAGGGCCCTCCCAGCACGAAGCCTCCCTTACACAAACACGCAGTGCTCAGCAAGGAGCAACAGGTCTGTTGATAGTCACATATAAGACCTGAGTCCCGGCTAGGCAGATGTAACATTATTATAGTGCTCTCACAACGACTGAccatttttaaagcctttttaaaaattttaaccAGATATACAgtctccttctcctctgtggAAGAAACGCAGGTGTAGAGAGGCgggagctggtggcagctcctgcagcagcagcagcagcgcggGAAGGCCCGAGCGGGGCTGTTTGCCGGCGTTCCGGCAGCAGCCGTGAGGGGAAGCACCTGAGCGGCGGCCCAAGACCGAGGCTAAGGACGTCTCGCTCTCATCAAAGGGGCGAGGCCCCTTTGTCAAAGCCCGGGTCGCTGTACCGGAGCCGCGGGGCGCCGACACGCAGAGTTCCCCGCCCGTAACACGGTTCCGGGGCTCTGACCAAGCCCTCTGCCAACCAAGCCGAGCCGTCCCTGCTCGCTGCCCTGTTCGCCTTCCCTGCCGCCCTACCTGCTCGCCTCCCGGCCGCCGGAGCTCCCGCAGCCGCGTCACGCCGCACCTGCCTTTTTTTGGGCTCCGACCGTGTCTTTTCCGTCAAGGCAACATCACTTCCCGTGCAGCCCGAGGTGGGGGCGGGCCGGGCGGCACCGCCCCGGCGtgtcccggccccgccgcggccaCCTGGGCGGGCTGAGCGCGGCCCGAGGGCAGCACCGCGCGGCGCTTGGCGGCGTTAGCCGGGCCGGctcctcagcccttccctcctcacCTCTCTGAAAGATCTCGTGCGGTTAGTAAGAATTCATGAGAGGCAAAACAGGTTTTGCAGCGAAAATCCGCGGTGCCTAGTTAATGCAGACCACTGAGGTTTAATGAGCTCTTCCTGCCgcctgctggctgcctgccttCCCCCGCAAGGGAAGAGTGCTCTTCACTCTCAGCACATTCCCAGTAAACGCTTTAAATCCAGCAGTCTCAAGAATTCAGCAGCAGTTGCATCAATAACCCTTTCCACCTGCATTCGTTCAGACTCCCTGTTTCTTGAGGCTTTTCAAATTCAACTACCATCTTTTTGGACAATTCCAGTCATTATATCTACAAAGGAAGTGCCTTGTAACCTGAGCTACACCTCTTCAAAATAACCTTTTCAATACTTAGAGGTACTGTAAAGGAAGCTGCCAGAGTCAGTGCAGTAATTCAGCGATCGCACTGAACTTTTGTGGCAATATGTAGCATTTCCTTACTGAATCAgggaatagtttgggttggaaggggccttaaagaccatctagttccaaccccctgccattgGCAGGGACAACCTTCCACTTCCACaaccagaccaggctgctcaaagccccttccagcctagccttggacacttccagggatggggcagccacagcttctctgggcaacctgtgccagtgacTCACCACtctcactgtaaaaaatttcttcccagcatctaatctaaacctgccctctttcagtttaaagccactGCCATGTCCAAACTGCATTTACTGCATTCAACTGCACCTCCCAGCCCACCTTCTACTGTTATCCTCCCATCTCAGCTTCTACACCACTGCCTCCACCTACAACATTGTTCCTGGTttaaaatatacacacacaaacaattGGTTTTTCCCTCATTCTGTCCAAACAAGAATGTGTTAAAACCAAAACCTGGCATAAGCTTGTCCCAAGATCTCctgggtttggtttctttttagaTTTACTGAAGTCTTGAAGTATCTACCGATTTGGTTTCCCCAAGTCTCAGATTCTGTTCTGTCAGACTAATCCAAACCTACTCCAAGAGCCATGCTTCCTTCCTGAGCTACATTGAGGCTCTTCTCAAGTATAACCCATTTTCCAGGCAGATTTATGTATTCAATATCTACTGTAGCCTTACTCTGTCAGGAATGAAATCTGTGTATAAGCACATGTGGTATGTGTGTTTATGGACATATGGCCAGGTCTGTTTATAAGCTAACTAAACCAAAGTTGGGCACAGCTCCCTTCTCAGCCATTTGCACAACTGGTTTCCCAACTGAGCTGACGTATTAAGAACTGACACcatgagaaacagagaaaaatggtATTTATCACTTGGAGATTCAGATCAGAGGCGATCCAACAAAACCCATGAAGCAtaaccacagagcagcagctttctttttcGAGTTTCCTGATGTTATTTAAATTTAGAGGTGAAACAGCCCTTCAGCCATTCAGCATGTCATCCATGATTCAACATTCACGTCCCGGAGTCTGGTACCAAACACGCAGGCACGCAGCTGCAGCAGGCGGGCGGCTCcagcgcggggccgggctgcAGAGGCGGCTCGGGCGGGAGGCCCCGGCAGGTGACGGTCGCGCCGGCTCCATTGCCCCCGACGGACGGGGCGTGCGAGAGCCGGGCTGCGAGGCGGGCCCGGGAACGGCCCCGCACGCCGCCCTCAGGGCCTCTTGTCGGGCGCGGCGtccggcggcggcgcggcggggccgtgTGGGGCCGCGGGCGGCTGGAAGAGCGGCCCGTAGATGTAGAGCCCGCTGGCCACGCCGAGCGCCACGGCCACGGCCACGTGCTGCAGCGGCAGCCGCCCCCTCATGCCGGCAGGCGGTGCTGCCGCGCTCACGGACACGCGTGGGGCGGGAGGGCGCGCACTGCGGCGCAGCCCCGGCTCGGCTTCGGCCCGCAGCCCCGGCGCCCTCACCTGAACGCGGGACACGGCAGAACCCCGGCTTCCCGCTGGCTGCAGGCACCGGACGGAAGTACCGGCGCTGTCCCGCCTCCCGCGGTCGCGCATGCCCCGGCGGGGGAAGCAGCCGGGGAGGTGCGGGCGCTGATGCCGGAGGCTGTGCGGCTCCGCAAGCGGCGGTCGGTGCTGTACAGCTCGGCCGGGGGGGCAGCCACGCAGCGAGGCGCCGGTaagcggggccgggccgggcggggaggggcagggctggggggcgGCCCCCGAGGGGCCCGTGACGGACGAGCCTCGCCCCCGCAGGTGCGGCCGCGCCCGCGTCGCTGCTGGCGCTCACCCTGGCGCTGCGGACGCTCAATTGCTTCCTCGTCCAGACCAGCTTCGTGCCGGACGAGTACTGGCAGTCGCTGGAGGTGGCCCATCGCATGGTCTTCAAATATCCTTCTCCTGCCGCgtccccccctccccgccctcTCATCGCTGCCCGCGGGTGACGCGGCCCCGCGGTGCCCTGGGCGGGTGAGCGCTCGGGCATGGCTCTCCCCACTCGGGCACGGCTTTCCCTGGCAATAAAGTGTTGGTTTGACCAGCAACCTACACCCCACCGCTCTGGCCCAAGGGACAAAAGGTCTCAAACCCGGATAGCTCGGGTGAAGCTTTTCCTTGCAGTTGGTCATTATCTGTCCTTAATATTCATAATTATGGTTACCTGACTTGGGAATGGACAAGTAACTTAAGGGGCTACTCGTACCCATTGATCTTTGCAAGCATGTACAAAGCATTACAGCTGCTGGCTAAGGATAATGTTCAGCTGCTGGTGAGTATAATCAAAAAATGTGCATCTGCTactaaaattcaattttaaagtATTGTATTTAAACACAGCGTATTTTTATCATTGTCCAAGTAAAATGCAAAGCCCTGAGTCTGGCAATTAGAGATGTGTGAGCACAGAGATCCCACTGACTTCCCATGGGGGCAGAACTCATTAATAGAGTTCCAGTCACAACACTGATGCCTGCAAGTGCAGAGATCTCTGTCAATCTCTTGCATTTTCATATTGATTGTGTTTGCCACTACATCATAATTGCACAGTAGTTCAGTTTTCCAAAGTGTTTAGCAATGTGTATTTGCACTCAACCCACAAGAACTAACAACAGCCCCTTTTGATTTCTATTGGAGATGTAAAGCAGATAATTCTACTTTCCATCTCTGAACACTTTCAGTTGAACTTCAGACATTCTCTGTTTTGGCAGAAATTCTATCCTTACCCAAGGCCCTTACTACttcatttttgaaataattaaaaagctCTAGAGAATACTCACCAATTCACTATTTTCATATTTGAACAGTTATTCACTAATTCAGTCCTCTCTTAAAACTTGAAATTTAACTTGGTTTGTTGCAAGTACAGTTTTCTCTCTGATTACACAGATCTGGGTCCCTAGGCttgcacaggcagtgctggctgcttttgctgatgTGAAGCTCTACTCATTAGTGCAACACCTTGAAAattcagaaacagcaaagtTCGTGGTGAGTCACAGCCTTTAAATAATTATGCATGTTAATAAATACTGGTTTTGCATCGTAAAATAAGTGAGTGTAAATTAAGTGAAAAATGATACATCACCTTGAAGAATTACCACCCTAATTTAGGTgaactttttttaatgtgttcaaaattattttcagttcttctgcCAACTCTGTTCCTGGTTTACATGGTATTCCTGTACCAGAACTCTAACCAACACCATGGAGACTATTCTTACCATTTTTGCTCTTTCCTACTATCCAATAAAAGGCTCCAAGATGGGGAACAGGTGAGAAACTTTCTCCTAACAGTGCTGATAATTTTTGGTTGGGATGACACCAATCTACTGATATTGTTTAAAATGCTAACTTTTTTCTTAACATCTAAAGTAACCAAAGCCCCCTCATCCAGGCAGCAAGAGTTCTGTCTCATGGAAGGAACACTCTAGTATTTcctctaaatattttcttaagatTATGTTATAGCTGGATATAAAATTAGCTATTCCCCTCTTTCCTTTTGCAAAGTGTGACTTTATGGGAAGCTTTTATTGTAAACTTTAAAACACTGGAATATACAGTAACttaggaaaagaacaaaagctTTTTGGGGGTCAGATACAGGTGAATTGATGGTCACAATTTTCTTTATCACTTGCTATTTTAAAGTAAGAACCTCTAGTTAGCAACTCCATTGTAACAAAGCAATTCTAGAGTGGTAGCCTTCTAAGCAAGAGAGTATCTGCACTCAGAGTCACAGTTACCTGCAGTATGAAAAACTTTTGGCCAGAGACATGACAGTTGTTGAAATGTCACTGTCTGCAAAAGAATTGCCAGACCTTTTGATAAGCTGCTtggttttttatgtttcttcCTTTTAGTTCTAAGTATTTAGCTTTGGTTGCACTTGCAATTGTTATTCGTCCCACTGCTGTTATCCCATGGATGCCTTTGGTCTTCAGCCATTTTCTGCAAGAACAGAGGAAAGCAGACCTTATCCTACACAACTGCATTCCAGTTGGGTAAGTTCTTTCTCAATTTAAACTGGGACTATGCACAGCTACATCTTAAGATTGGTTTTACCACTGCAAAGGCAGATAAGCCAAAAAACCTGAtatcatataaataaaaaagagaacaaatagAGTCCTTTCGGAAAAGTTTAAGGAAGGGGCACGTTTCCTTTAAACTGTTGTATATGCTGCAAAAAGCACCAGGAAAGATTTTATGATGGTGAGACATGAGCAGCATTCCAGCTTAATCTGAGATTGTGCCAAGGATACCAGTTGATGGCAAGTGGCCACTGTAAAATGGCCATGACTATGGATAATCTCAAAAATACTAAGAATCAGAGTTTTGACAGCTGGAGAAGATACACAAGCAATTCAGGCAATATCAGTGCAACAAACTTTCCATTTTTGCAGATTGGTCACAGTAGGAACCTCTTTAATAATTGACCGTGTGTTTTTTGGTGAGGTAAGCTGTTTTAAACTTGACTTATAAGAAGAAGGTTGGGGTTTAGTATTTTAGCCTTGATGGATATTTCAAATTTCTCTGacttcttctgtttctgtgacAGTGTCTGGCCTATGATGTCTAAATATATCCTAAGTCAAACCCTTGAACACTGACTTCTCAGGTATTTCAAATGATGGACTACTACATAATATCAGTATGCTCAGTCCTCAATAGTTATCAACAGATTTACACACTTCTGTGATTAATTGCTACATATAGGAAGTCCATGCTGagtcttattaaaaaaaaaactgaaataggAGTGAAAATGTATTCTACAGGGCCAGTGATGACTGTGTAATTTAATGTAGCTGTTGGGTTTGACTTTGGATTTGTCTTTAACTCCTCCCTATCTCCCAGTGGGTACTGGTTCAGCTGAACTTCTTGAAATTCAACGTGCTGCAGAATTTGGGAACATTTTATGGCTCTCACCCTTGGCACTGGTACTTCACTCAGGGACTGCCAGTTGTCCTGGGTCCCCATCTGCCGTTCTTTATTCACGGCTGTGTGCTGGCACCAAGGAGGTTCCGCATCCTTCTGCTGGCACTGATCTGGACACTGCTGGTGTACAGGTAACCTCTCctgaggggagctgctgcttctcactgCTTGTGTTCTCTGCAAAGCTCCTGTCCTCTCCAGAACAAAGCAGCGTAGTATTCAGGTTAAGCGAAAGAAAACTTACAGAAACTGTTCAAACACACCAAGAAATGTAATCAGTTATAAAACTGCTTCTAGAATTTTGTGTAAGACTGCTTCTTGTGTTGTCACCAACATGTATCTTTAGAATTGATTAGAcctttaaagaataaaataattcatcatgaaataaaatttaaaaaatcccaaagctaACACTCAATCACCTAGCAGGTGTTTAAACAAAAATAGAACTAGTTAGAAAACTGAGTTCTCTAGATTGCCTGTTAATGAAAACACCATTTCATCTGGTTCTTTAATACATCCCCAGCAAGATGAGAGATTCTTAGACCTCTAAAACTTAGTCCATTCACAAATTTATACACAGCTCTTAACTACCATAAGGCTGTATTTCTCACTGTAAGCTCAGAAGTATAAGAAAAGGTAAGTTTTTTCTAAAGCATCAGAATTAACTGTAGATTAAACAGGAGAGACACTTtcagacatgaaaaaatataGCAAGTAAATAAATACTAAGCAATAAATACTTTTATACTATCATAGTAATAGACTACAGCAAAACAGTAGCAAGATCACAAAtgcaatttcttctttccaacTCAAAACTGGAAGTAGCTTTATTGGCTTTAGGACTTTTTTACCTCCCTTGGTTTTGCAAGAACCCCTTTGATTCCCAAGACATGAGAGTTGCAGTAATccccaaaaaagcccaaaaagtTGTAATGAGAAATTGTGTATTTTTGTATTAGCAGGGGTGACTGTTAATTTGCTGGATACAAATGGGCACTTGAATCTTAGCTTTTCATCCACACTATTTATTGTGTCTTATTACAGAAAACAGATTGGTGAAGTACTGGCTAAATTACATCTAGTTGTCAAAGAATCAAACCACTTAATTGTAGTAGCCATAGTAGGAATTTTTAACAGTGCTTGGTTTAAACTGACCAAATAGTCTTAATTTGAATGTACTTACGTTCTTCCAAAGTGACAATCTGGATTTTTACTCTTAAATGCCTTAATACCAGAAGTTTCTTAATACATGCACGTGTTCTTCCAGTCCTCTGTGCtctaaaacacattttgtcAACAGAACTGAAGCATTTAACTTTCTTGCTGTACTACTGTATGTTTTATTATAGCACACTGAGCCATAAGGAATTCAGGTTCATCTATCCAGTACTGCCATTCTGCATGATTTTTTGTGGTAAGCATTGGTATCAAATGTCTTGCAACCTTACCTGGATATATTTTTACCCCAAGAGAGACTGTTAATGGTCAATGTAGGCATTTGATAAAGGAGTGTTAGAATTAGCCTAGCCTGTTCTAGctagttaaaaagaaaaagaaaaaagatgaggGAGAGCAAGTGACTGTAGCACAGATAAAGAATCCTTAGCACGGATAAAAGTATTCCTGCAAAAACATGACAATTGTGTGCCTTTTCCCATTGTTAGCTCCTTCAAGCAAAGTGGGGAAAAGGGGCAGTGATtggagatggggaaaaaaatggagtaTGCTTTTTCAAGGCCAGAAGCTCAAAATTTAATAACAATAAAGGAATGCTCTAGGTTTTCAGCagtttggagaaaaagaatACC
The DNA window shown above is from Serinus canaria isolate serCan28SL12 chromosome 10, serCan2020, whole genome shotgun sequence and carries:
- the PIGB gene encoding GPI mannosyltransferase 3 isoform X4; its protein translation is MPEAVRLRKRRSVLYSSAGGAATQRGAGAAAPASLLALTLALRTLNCFLVQTSFVPDEYWQSLEVAHRMVFNYGYLTWEWTSNLRGYSYPLIFASMYKALQLLAKDNVQLLIWVPRLAQAVLAAFADVKLYSLVQHLENSETAKFVFFCQLCSWFTWYSCTRTLTNTMETILTIFALSYYPIKGSKMGNSSKYLALVALAIVIRPTAVIPWMPLVFSHFLQEQRKADLILHNCIPVGGYWFS
- the PIGB gene encoding GPI mannosyltransferase 3 isoform X1; this translates as MPEAVRLRKRRSVLYSSAGGAATQRGAGAAAPASLLALTLALRTLNCFLVQTSFVPDEYWQSLEVAHRMVFNYGYLTWEWTSNLRGYSYPLIFASMYKALQLLAKDNVQLLIWVPRLAQAVLAAFADVKLYSLVQHLENSETAKFVFFCQLCSWFTWYSCTRTLTNTMETILTIFALSYYPIKGSKMGNSSKYLALVALAIVIRPTAVIPWMPLVFSHFLQEQRKADLILHNCIPVGLVTVGTSLIIDRVFFGEVSCFKLDL
- the PIGB gene encoding GPI mannosyltransferase 3 isoform X2: MPEAVRLRKRRSVLYSSAGGAATQRGAGAAAPASLLALTLALRTLNCFLVQTSFVPDEYWQSLEVAHRMVFNYGYLTWEWTSNLRGYSYPLIFASMYKALQLLAKDNVQLLIWVPRLAQAVLAAFADVKLYSLVQHLENSETAKFVFFCQLCSWFTWYSCTRTLTNTMETILTIFALSYYPIKGSKMGNSSKYLALVALAIVIRPTAVIPWMPLVFSHFLQEQRKADLILHNCIPVGLVTVGTSLIIDRVFFGEHTEP